Proteins encoded by one window of Esox lucius isolate fEsoLuc1 chromosome 4, fEsoLuc1.pri, whole genome shotgun sequence:
- the LOC105007734 gene encoding extensin-1-like, whose protein sequence is MAQSPAPPLWKQPSTNGPVTTASTPETTVHQWPSHQHLHSGNNHPPMAQSPPPPLLKQQYTNGPVTSASTPEQPSTNGPVTSAFTLEQQYTNGPVTSASTLEQPSTNGPVTSASTLEQQYTNGPVTSASTLEQQYTNGPVTSASTSGTTVHQWPSHQRLHSGTTVHQWPSHQRLHSGTTVHQWPSHQRLHFGTTVHQWPSHQRLHSGTTVHQWPSHQRLHSGTTVHQWPSQQRLHFGNNSTPMAQSPAPPLRNNRPPMAQSPAPPFWNNSTPMAQSPAPPLWNNRPPMVQSPAPPLRYNRPPMAQSPAPPLWNNRPPMAQSPAPPLRKQQYTNGPVTSASTPVQPSTNGPVTSASTPETTVHNSPPWQSHQHPGPCPKQPRPTGGLGPRTQDDTRPLRT, encoded by the coding sequence ATGGCCCAGTCACCAGCACCTCCACTCTGGAAACAACCATCCACCAATGGCCCAGTCACCACCGCCTCCACTCCGGAAACAACAGTACACCAATGGCCCAGTCACCAGCACCTCCACTCTGGAAACAACCATCCACCAATGGCCCAGTCACCACCGCCTCCACTCCTGAAACAACAGTACACCAATGGCCCAGTCACCAGCGCCTCCACTCCGGAACAACCGTCTACCAATGGCCCAGTCACCAGCGCCTTCACTCTGGAACAACAGTACACCAATGGCCCAGTCACCAGCGCCTCCACTCTGGAACAACCGTCCACCAATGGCCCAGTCACCAGCGCCTCCACTCTGGAACAACAGTACACCAATGGCCCAGTCACCAGCGCCTCCACTCTGGAACAACAGTACACCAATGGCCCAGTCACCAGCGCCTCCACTTCGGGGACAACCGTCCACCAATGGCCCAGTCACCAGCGCCTCCATTCTGGAACAACAGTACACCAATGGCCCAGTCACCAGCGCCTCCACTCTGGAACAACCGTCCACCAATGGCCCAGTCACCAGCGCCTCCACTTCGGAACAACCGTCCACCAATGGCCCAGTCACCAGCGCCTCCATTCTGGAACAACAGTACACCAATGGCCCAGTCACCAGCGCCTCCACTCTGGAACAACAGTACACCAATGGCCCAGTCAACAGCGCCTCCACTTCGGAAACAACAGTACACCAATGGCCCAGTCACCAGCGCCTCCACTTCGGAACAACCGTCCACCAATGGCCCAGTCACCAGCGCCTCCATTCTGGAACAACAGTACACCAATGGCCCAGTCACCAGCGCCTCCACTGTGGAACAACCGTCCACCAATGGTCCAGTCACCAGCGCCTCCACTCAGGTACAACCGTCCACCAATGGCCCAGTCACCAGCGCCTCCACTCTGGAACAACCGTCCACCAATGGCCCAGTCACCAGCGCCTCCACTTCGGAAACAACAGTACACCAATGGCCCAGTCACCAGCGCCTCCACTCCGGTACAACCATCCACCAATGGCCCAGTCACCAGCGCCTCCACTCCGGAAACAACCGTCCACAACAGTCCACCGTGGCAATCACATCAGCATCCTGGACCATGTCCGAAACAACCGCGTCCGACGGGTGGGCTGGGGCCGAGAACTCAGGACGACACCAGGCCTCTCCGCACTTGA